Within Vallitalea okinawensis, the genomic segment AAATCCTTTCCAAGATGCTGGTGGTCATTATAATCCAACAAATGAACCTCATGGTAATCATGCAGGTGATTTTCCTGTACTATTTTCTAACGCTGGTATAAGTAAGATGTGCTTCTTTACAGATAAATTTCACGTCGAAGATATTATACAACGAAGTGTTATTATTCATGAGAACCCAGATGATTATCGTAGCCAGCCTGCTGGTGATGCTGGTAAACGAATCGCATGTGGTATTGTTCACTCTATAACTCCCTATAATTTTTACCCCATCTTTTTTCATTAATAATGAGTAAGCCAGGATTATTCATGATAAACGTTGATGAAATGTGCTAATTTAGGATTAATAAGTGTTCTTACATTTAAAAATTGTACCTGGAGGGTTCATTTTAAAATTGTAAGGATGCTTAGAGATTCAAATTATAAAATTCACTGTTTTGGATATAATAAAACCTCATAGAACTTCATCTTACGAAGTACTAAAATGATTATCGATCTTGGTGAAATGAATGAAAAAATTTGAATTGGTACAGGGCAAACTTCTAAGGAAATTACTAGAATATATTAACCCTTTTAAAAAATTAATTATTACAACTGAATGCGAGGTTCACGTCTTTAATAACATTCAGGCACTTGAAGTACTTAGAAAATTTAATTATTCTAAGGAATATAATTTGCTAAATGACTATCTGAGTTTCATAAATAAAGGCTCAATATGGGCTGATCAGGATTTTAGAAGCATAAATCATTTTTATAGCCCGAATAAAAAAAGAGGATTATTTGGTCACAGTAATGCTCTTAATTTAGCATCAGATTATTATGATAAAGCTTCCTATTTTTGGCGTATTAATGATAAGGATTTAAGCATGTTTTATTTAGGTGCTTGCGTGCACGTTATCCAGGACGTTACGATTCCTCAACATGTAACTATTCGACTATTATCCAAACATCGTCATTATGAAAACTTTGTTAAGTATACTTATGACCTTATTAGTGAGTATAAAGCAACTGAAAAACCTATCTTTCTAAAATCTCCAGAAGAATATATTCAATACAATGCCAAACGAGCATATTACGTAGGCTGGAAATTGAGACCTCTAGAAGATGACAAACTAAGGTTTCATAAACAGACATTGTATTCTCTTCCATTAGCTCAAAGAACAACTGCGGGTGTTTTTCTTATGTTTTTGAACGCCCATCCTCAAAAGTAACTAACACCCCTTTTCTAAATTATAATAAGCCGATAGATCTAACTCTATCGGCTTTTGCTTGATATTTTATGGTTATTCAAATTTGATATCCCAAGACATCTCTGCTACCTTGGAAATAGTTTGATAAATTGAGCAATATTGTGAAGCAAGTTCCATAGACTTAACTAAGCCCTTTTCCTTCTCGGCATTTTTTATAGTAACCTTAACATTTACCCATTTCAAAGTTGTTGGAACCTCTTCACGCTTTTCTCCACTCACTTCAAAGTGTGCAGCATCAAATCCAATACGTTTTTTCTGAGCTATTTCTAAAAAAGTAGCATATAAGCAAGATGCTAGACCGCCAAAAAGCATATCATATGGCGCAATAGTCCCTTCCGCACTACCTATTTTTGCGTTTCCATTTGGTGCAACTAATTCACCTTTAAACTCATTTGTAAAATTAACCTGTACTTTTTTTTCAGACATATTCTACCTCCGATATTTGTCATTTAATATATTTAGGTAATTTACCTCACATAACTCTATTATAATATATTCTACTATTTTAACAAGAATAATGTTGACTTCATCCATGCAAAAATGATTAAAGACGTCGTGGCATGTTCGTATAAACGAGTATTACTGTGAATAATTGATTGGCTCAATAGATTGCATATTCAGCCAATTTATCGCTTCAACTTCTAAGGAATACTTTAGTCTTGGCAAAACAATTTCTCCCCATGCTCTTATGAAATAGTTTCTCGCTTTTCTCCAATCCTCACCTTGTCCAAACCCAATGTTTCTAAAAACTATTCTTGTTTTACCACTTTCCTCAAATAAATAGAAGCTAGCCATTGTTCTTTGTAGCCTAATGGTAGGTATCTCAGGGGGTGCACTCCAAGTAAAGGAGAGTAGTTTTTCTTTTTCTAAGGCAAGGATAGTCATTCCCTCTGATCCTTGCTTGCCGGCTTCTTGTGCCGTATCAAAAAGGATTTCAAACCTACCTCCAACCTCAAAATCTACCTTGAAATGAGGCGCAAAAAAGGACTTGATACCTTCTTCCGTTGTTAATTGCTTCCAAACACCACTGACTGGAACATTAATAACAAAATCAAAGTAAATATCATTGTTCTCAATTATAGTCTTAAGTTTCCTACTCATGCTTATCCTCCCTTATTATCGTCCAAAATTTATACATCTTTTAAACTATCCGTAAAATATTTGATGATATCAGCAGTAAACCCCCAAATAATGTAATCCTTATATTCATAAAAGTATTTAGTATTATTTCCTGTTCTGAAAGGATAGTTCTTCCCACCCCTTATTTTATCAAATGGAAAATCCTTAAAATTAACAGGTCCCACTTTGATATTATAACCTTTTGGCTTTTCCTGTATAAAAAAATCAAGAGGAACATAAAAAATATGGTCTACTTCATCACTATTGGGGGACATAATAACATTGTTATCTAGAATACCAATGTGTGGATAGATTCGAATACCATAGGGATTTTCTAGATAATCCATGGCACCAATATACTGAATGCCACTTTCATCTATTCCAAGTTCTTCAACTGTCTCTCTAATAGCAGTATCTTTATGTGTTTCATTAAGATCTCGTTTACCACCAGGTAAACAGATATCCCCAGGCTGGCTATTGAGATGAAATGCCCTAACTTCAAACACTATATGCCAAACCTCTTGAACTTTTTTTAATAGAATCATAACTGCACTTTCTCTATATGTAATCATTGAATCAGGATAATGATTTTTATATTTATTAATT encodes:
- a CDS encoding SRPBCC family protein → MSRKLKTIIENNDIYFDFVINVPVSGVWKQLTTEEGIKSFFAPHFKVDFEVGGRFEILFDTAQEAGKQGSEGMTILALEKEKLLSFTWSAPPEIPTIRLQRTMASFYLFEESGKTRIVFRNIGFGQGEDWRKARNYFIRAWGEIVLPRLKYSLEVEAINWLNMQSIEPINYSQ
- a CDS encoding zinc dependent phospholipase C family protein, yielding MKKFELVQGKLLRKLLEYINPFKKLIITTECEVHVFNNIQALEVLRKFNYSKEYNLLNDYLSFINKGSIWADQDFRSINHFYSPNKKRGLFGHSNALNLASDYYDKASYFWRINDKDLSMFYLGACVHVIQDVTIPQHVTIRLLSKHRHYENFVKYTYDLISEYKATEKPIFLKSPEEYIQYNAKRAYYVGWKLRPLEDDKLRFHKQTLYSLPLAQRTTAGVFLMFLNAHPQK
- a CDS encoding NUDIX hydrolase — translated: MIEKIINKYKNHYPDSMITYRESAVMILLKKVQEVWHIVFEVRAFHLNSQPGDICLPGGKRDLNETHKDTAIRETVEELGIDESGIQYIGAMDYLENPYGIRIYPHIGILDNNVIMSPNSDEVDHIFYVPLDFFIQEKPKGYNIKVGPVNFKDFPFDKIRGGKNYPFRTGNNTKYFYEYKDYIIWGFTADIIKYFTDSLKDV
- a CDS encoding OsmC family protein; protein product: MSEKKVQVNFTNEFKGELVAPNGNAKIGSAEGTIAPYDMLFGGLASCLYATFLEIAQKKRIGFDAAHFEVSGEKREEVPTTLKWVNVKVTIKNAEKEKGLVKSMELASQYCSIYQTISKVAEMSWDIKFE
- a CDS encoding superoxide dismutase family protein, which produces MKFYNMLARADLKGSSKYPDIKGTVWFQDVPLGTNVCAYVKGLPPYQPAHDNEAPIGPFGFHLHEFGNCSIGDEENPFQDAGGHYNPTNEPHGNHAGDFPVLFSNAGISKMCFFTDKFHVEDIIQRSVIIHENPDDYRSQPAGDAGKRIACGIVHSITPYNFYPIFFH